In Camelina sativa cultivar DH55 chromosome 16, Cs, whole genome shotgun sequence, a single window of DNA contains:
- the LOC109129611 gene encoding uncharacterized protein At4g04775-like, with the protein MSNVSSNSTESSLQGRGRAIGVPKRCWCGEGIISLISKSDSNPYRRYYRCQFAVANKLRNDEHTFKWVDEAFVNEIDTLNAKNADLEKQLKEIRTERFEFEKMVYEKMEKEIFEKVEDGLSEAKASHKKIMIVLVFFCMIMIGLTKLLG; encoded by the exons ATGAGTAATGTATCATCCAATTCCACTGAATCTAGTTTGCAGGGAAGAGGAAGGGCTATCGGTGTGCCAAAGAGATGTTGGTGCGGAGAAGGAATCATATCTTTGATATCGAAGTCTGATTCCAACCCTTACAGGAGATATTATCGGTGTCAATTTGCCGTAGCTAATAAG CTTAGGAATGATGAACACACTTTCAAATGGGTTGATGAGGCATTTGTCAATGAGATAGACACATTGAATGCAAAGAATGCTGACCTTGAGAAGCAGCTGAAAGAGATCAGAACAGAGAGgtttgagtttgagaagatggtctatgagaagatggagaaggagatatTTGAGAAGGTTGAAGATGGTTTGTCTGAAGCCAAAGCAAGCCATAAGAAAATCATGATTGTCTTAGTCTTCTTTTGTATGATCATGATTGGTCTCACTAAGCTACTAGGTTGA
- the LOC104751384 gene encoding uncharacterized protein LOC104751384 — MAIVVSDAEFGGDFDEEANDRDDFHIDQLVNEFVDEPPVRHDVYPESDTDENGDGTEPVHTHIRRGDGHLYDKQTFFSGVAFKEAVTDYVLRTGNNLKQYRYDKNKIGFICVGCNGDDGSRCEWKVYAAILPSDNMWRIRKFNDKHSCIPNGECEMFKVPHIARLFLDKIRDNPEYFMPMKMEEIIKERWKISVTRHQCQAARKKALIWIDKEYDEQFARLRDYAAEILESNKDSHVEVECVTTDDGKDMFNRFYVCFDNIRRTWKETCRPLIGIDGCFLKNKVKGQLLVALGRDANNGIYPIAWGVVKVENTDNWVWFMKLLKTDLGLNDGDGFILISDRQKGLIKAVQLELPKMEHRMCVQHIYGNLKKHHGNKTRMKPLLWDLAWSYNEVDYKRHLERIYCYDTGVYNDVMRTNPKSWCRAFHKIGSYCEDVDNNPTESFNSSINKAREKPFIAMLETIRRLAMVRIAKRSAESHSHTGIYTPYVALFIAKEHKYASESKICGIPCEHAYAVIIDKTLVAENYVCQWFRTAMWRRNYTEGLVPQRGPRFWPETKTPNVCLPDEDNDQAKEKKTKPDKKRKKGANESPTKKKPKEKKRIMHCGICGAANHNSRFHKNEFPKPSQPEPSQGSLTQA, encoded by the exons ATGGCGATTGTCGTTTCAGATGCAGAGTTTGGTGGAGATTTCGACGAAGAAGCCAACGACAGAGATGACTTTCACATCGACCAGTTGGTGAATGAGTTCGTCGATGAACCACCAGTCCGCCATGATGTGTATCCGGAGAGTGATACCGATGAAAACGGTGACGGTACAGAGCCAGTTCACACACATATCAGGCGCGGTGATGGGCATTTGTACGATAAGCAGACATTCTTCAGTGGAGTCGCTTTCAAAGAAGCAGTGACGGACTATGTTCTCAGAACTGGAAACAATCTGAAGCAATACAGgtatgataaaaacaaaattggctTTATATGTGTTGGTTGTAATGGAGATGATGGTTCACGGTGTGAGTGGAAGGTGTATGCTGCAATTCTGCCAAGTGATAATATGTGGAGGATTAGAAAGTTTAATGATAAGCATAGCTGTATCCCTAATGGAGAATGTGAGATGTTTAAGGTTCCACATATAGCTAGGTTGTTTCTTGATAAGATTAGAGATAATCCTGAGTACTTCATGCCAATGAAAATGGAAGAAATCATAAAGGAAAGGTGGAAGATTAGTGTCACTAGGCATCAATGTCAGGCCGCTAGAAAGAAGGCACTAATTTGGATTGATAAGGAGTATGATGAACAGTTTgctagattaagagattatgctGCTGAGATATTAGAATCTAACAAGGATTCACATGTAGAGGTTGAATGTGTGACGACTGATGATGGGAAAGACATGTTCAATAggttctatgtttgttttgacaACATAAGAAGAACATGGAAAGAGACTTGTAGGCCTCTAATAGGAATTGATGGTTGCTTCCTAAAGAATAAGGTGAAGGGACAGCTTTTGGTAGCTTTAGGTAGGGATGCAAACAATGGTATTTATCCAATAGCATGGGGGGTGGTTAAAGTTGAAAACACAGATAATTGGGTTTGGTTTATGAAGTTGCTAAAGACTGACCTTGGATTGAATGATGGTGATGGCTTTATACTGATTTCTGATAGGCAAAAG GGATTGATCAAGGCTGTTCAGCTGGAGTTACCAAAAATGGAGCATCGAATGTGTGTGCAACACATCTATgggaacttgaagaagcatCATGGTAATAAAACCCGAATGAAGCCACTATTGTGGGATTTAGCATGGTCTTACAATGAGGTGGACTACAAGCGGCACTTGGAGAGGATCTACTGCTATGATACTGGTGTGTACAATGATGTCATGAGGACAAATCCAAAAAGCTGGTGTAGGGCATTTCACAAGATTGGGAGTTATTGTGAAGATGTTGATAATAACCCCACAGAGTCTTTTAACAGCTCCATTAACAAGGCAAGAGAGAAACCATTCATTGCTATGCTAGAGACAATAAGACGACTTGCGATGGTGAGGATTGCCAAAAGGTCTGCAGAATCTCATTCTCACACAG GGATTTATACTCCATATGTTGCATTGTTTATAGCTAAAGAGCATAAGTATGCATCTGAGTCGAAG ATATGTGGCATCCCATGTGAACATGCCTATGCAGTCATCATCGACAAAACACTTGTAGCTGAGAACTATGTCTGTCAATGGTTCCGGACAGCTATGTGGAGAAGGAATTACACCGAAGGCCTCGTTCCACAGAGAGGTCCACGGTTTTGGCCTGAAACAAAGACTCCTAATGTGTGTTTACCAGATGAAGATAACGATCAagctaaagagaagaagacaaagcctgacaaaaaaaggaagaagggtGCTAATGAGTCGCCaactaagaagaaaccaaaggagaaaaaaagaatcatgcATTGTGGCATTTGTGGAGCAGCTAATCATAATTCTAGGTTCCACAAGAATGAATTTCCCAAG CCAAGTCAACCGGAACCAAGCCAAGGTTCACTCACTCAAGCTTAA
- the LOC104751385 gene encoding DNA ligase 1-like, giving the protein MNSEEQLSPIGESSVPVPNRMLRRLKKANSISDLCPRSETLDSAGEDLGRPGLQSANAFGGFEEEEDDGLRSDLEGLGVEDGVSARKVLDFDSVSEFNQANEDPGEKGEEEDEIPDLRESDEIRVSEPTEAGKERPEFDSPINELSEKGEEYGISDLETSDEIRVPESTEAGKERTEFDSAVDELGEEIRDSESEEEIRDSETKEAGKKRAALESSDGKGNENKRDKKRNKKSDDFDELPISTASMNMTKKERREYLDQLRAENQRLLRETRDAAFEPTPLVRKPISSVLEKIRRRKEEISKQFLRRKKSEPIDICDRDDLEEVVAEEKDEDMNLESTSKQNSGGQHCSEDSAGPSGNLDSPSNKIAENNPTHQDPSLCPQTINSGDELLEKTSSRPLEEVTTPSVVAMNLKLNPSPDKSSKVAEDMKENSDSETHDEPGDPVRKFIDEDAEEEDDSDNDLLRFEDEDDDEDEEDDDLRDMIVSQFKEDATDKDRRNELHQKWLEQQDAAGTEKLLQKLQRGLQQDETLLSEEEDEDDDDEERAEDADDEEVQKPNVNEDENEDEEDPSHANSMRMTIKKIKEMIPLMFTDEDDVYVSSDDEEMEKKLLQQRLLRNMELKSKSSPSIGDENSEEILRHIKKPEIKKKAKTSSYKERALMGMNKNPAASKSSFLGRLTKSSISEGSRKRGLNVVRGYIFERDDSNTKSSNLVPEEPSAPETIIQEKSRPKRAPAKFTASQSQERSATVQATTVVEETSKRQRATLYEILKMSSKKTCFNSRETVISSDHTESIFAAFKLDKKTVKTNPKEKR; this is encoded by the exons ATGAATAGCGAAGAGCAGCTTTCTCCTATCGGAGAATCGAGTGTCCCAGTTCCAAACAGGATGCTACGGCGGTTGAAGAAAGCTAACTCAATCTCCGATTTATGCCCTAGATCTGAAACCCTCGATTCCGCCGGCGAGGATCTGGGTAGGCCTGGATTGCAGTCTGCAAATGCTTTCGGTGGattcgaggaagaagaagatgatgggcTACGATCTGATCTCGAGGGTTTGGGTGTGGAGGATGGAGTTAGCGCGAGGAAGGTACTTGATTTTGATTCGGTGTCTGAGTTTAATCAGGCGAATGAAGATCCGGGTGagaaaggtgaagaagaagacgaaatcCCTGATTTGAGGGAAAGTgacgaaattagggtttccgaACCGACGGAAGCTGGAAAGGAGCGGCCTGAGTTTGACTCCCCAATCAATGAATTGAGCGAGAAAGGCGAAGAATACGGTATCTCTGATCTGGAAACAAGTGATGAAATTAGGGTTCCGGAATCAACGGAAGCTGGTAAAGAGCGGACTGAGTTTGATTCCGCAGTCGATGAATTGGGAGAGGAAATTAGGGATTCGGAATCAGAAGAGGAAATTAGGGATTCGGAAACCAAGGAAGCTGGGAAGAAGCGAGCAGCTCTGGAGTCAAGTGATGGCAAGGGGAATGAGAACAAAAGGGATAAgaagaggaacaagaagagTGATGACTTTGATGAGCTGCCAATCTCTACTGCTTCCATGAACATGACTAAGAAG GAAAGAAGAGAGTATCTTGATCAGCTTCGTGCAGAAAACCAGAGACTCTTGCGAG AAACGAGAGATGCTGCCTTTGAACCTACCCCTCTTGTCCGAAAGCCGATTTCATCCGTATTGGAGAAaattcgaagaagaaaagaggagaTTTCAAAaca ATTCCTTAGAAGGAAGAAATCTGAACCTATCGACATATGCGACAGGGATGATTTGGAGGAAGTTGTAGCCGAAGAGAAGGATGAAGATATGAATTTAGAAAGTACAAGCAAGCAAAACTCTGGAGGACAGCATTGCTCGGAGGACTCTGCAGGTCCATCGGGGAACTTAGACAGTCCCTCTAACAAAATTGCTGAAAATAACCCTACTCATCAG gaTCCATCCTTGTGTCCACAAACGATTAACTCTGGAGATGAACTTCTAGAGAAGACTTCAAGCCGACCTTTGGAAGAAGTAACGACACCTTCTGTAGTTGCCATGAACCTCAAACTCAATCCGTCTCCTGACAA ATCTTCTAAAGTAGCAGAGGACATGAAGGAAAATTCTGATTCTGAGACCCATGATGAACCTGGTGACCCTGTTAGAAAATTTATTGATGAggatgctgaagaagaagatgacagcGACAATGATTTACTCCGAtttgaggatgaggatgatgacgaagatgaagaagatgatgatcttaGGGATATGATTGTCAGTCAATTTAAGGAAGATGCAACTGATAAAGATAGACGTAATGAACTGCATCAGAAGTGGCTCGAGCAACAAGATGCTGCAGGGACAGAGAAACTCTTACAGAAGCTACAACGTGGTTTGCAACAGGATGAAACATTATTGtctgaagaggaagatgaagatgacgatgatgaagagagGGCTGAAgatgctgatgatgaagaagtgCAAAAACCTAACGTCaatgaagatgaaaatgaagatgaagaagatccgAGTCATGCAAATTCCATGCGAATGAccataaagaaaataaaggaaatgATCCCTTTAATGTTCacagatgaagatgatgtttaTGTGTCATCTGACGATGAGGAAATGGAAAAGAAGCTTCTGCAACAGCGATTACTCAGGAATATG GAGCTAAAGTCCAAGTCTTCACCATCTATTGGGGATGAAAACTCTGAGGAAATTCTTCGCCACATCAAGAAGCCTGAGAtcaagaagaaagcaaaaactTCTT ctTATAAAGAGAGGGCACTCATGGGAATGAACAAAAACCCTGCGGCATCCAAG TCATCATTCTTGGGTAGACTTACAAAGAGTTCCATATCAGAAGGATCTCGCAAGCGCGGTTTAAACGTTGTACGTGGCTATATATTCGAACGTGATGACAGTAACACCAAAAGCTCAAACTTAGTGCCAGAAGAACCTTCAGCTCCGGAGACG ATTATTCAAGAAAAAAGCAGACCAAAAAGAGCTCCGGCAAAATTCACTGCCTCACAGTCACAAGAAAGATCAGCGACAGTACAGGCGAcgacggtggtggaggagacgaGCAAGAGGCAACGAGCAACCTTGTACGAGATTCTAAAGATGTCATCAAAGAAAACTTGCTTCAATTCACGGGAGACAGTGATAAGCAGCGACCACACTGAGTCTATATTTGCTGCTTTCAAATTGGATAAAAAAACAGTTAAGACGAATCCAAAA GAAAAGAGATGA